The DNA sequence CTTGTGTATTACAATTTTTCTCTTCATCGTCTGTTTCTTGTTTCCTTTCAGTAGTCATGTCAATTACAGAGCCGAATTTCagattttcagtttttacaGATGTTAACCTGCACTAATCTGATgggttttttctttcctttagaACTGGTAATGTTAAGTATCCTTGTACAATGAGTGATTCTGGAAGTATCACGTTTGTCTCCGACATGATGCACTTTTGTTGCTGTAGGACATAAATCTGTAAAAATTGTCTTGGAAACTTTATTAATTGGTCTTGGAAACTTATTTGACCTTTGTTGATACGTGacatatattttcatttttagagTTAAATTTTGTCAGTCAAAATACATGTTCTGAAACAGTTGATAAGGCTTTGATTTGGACAGATAATCATTCGGGGTGATTTGTACCAAGCTTTTCTTTCTTAATTGGTTGTCTTCAGTTAATGACTGgctattgtcttttttttttgtttttttttttttttttgaacaaacgatattatctatccactaagggggaggggtgggcttagcctcacaatgggccaGCAATTATATGGTTCAAactcgcctttggcgagaatcgaacctaagacctctcacttacaagtgaagaggaataccacttgaccgtaatactaagtggctgaCTGGCTATTGTCTTAGGTAAAGGGGCATAATAGTCTTGAGTAGATTGCTGAAAAGTAATGCACTGCTAGCTTTTCCTTTTGTAAATTAGTTTGCGAGGCTATCAGTTAAAACTCATTTTAAATAAGAGAAAGATTTTCTGCTTTACATTTTTCCTTTGAATATGCATTTTGGATATGGTGTGCATTGTCTTACTCTGTATTGCTGTAGGTTGTGATGTCATTCCACGAGTGTGGAGGCAATGTCGGGGATGATGTACATGTCCCACTTCCTCACTGGGTGACAGAAATTGGCCAAAAGAATCCTGATATATATTTTACTAATAAAGAAGGGAAACGCAACACTGAATGTCTGACATGGGGAATTGATAAAGAGCGGGTTTTAAGAGGCCGCACTGCTGTTGAGGTATAGTATTCGAGAATTACTTAGTTATGctggttttttaatttctatggATTGCCATAGCTCCTTTCCTATATTTGATTTCTTTTACATGTTCCACTCATCTTTTAAAAGAAGCTATTGCTAAACCTATTCCAACTTTTATACGTTCTTTATTTCTAAGAACTTTCCTTTTGTATGCCATAAGAATCAGACCCTATGCATTCTTACTGTTTGATGGTGAGAGTTTCTATTCTGTTATTTTATAATGGAACCAATGCAGGTTTACTTCGACTACATGAGGAGTTTcagagttgaatttgatgaattttttgagGAAGGAATAATATCAGAAATTGAAGTTGGATTAGGTCCGTGTGGAGAGCTACGGTATCCTTCTTATCCTGAACAGCATGGTTGGAAATATCCTGGTATTGGTGAATTCCAGGTACCTTAATAAATGGTGATCATTCCTTTCATTAGTGGCAGGCATGATAGCTAGGAGTTGACAGTTATTTCTAAATGTTAATTTAGTAGCCCTTCATTCATCTGTGATTATGACCTTAAGCCAGTAGCTCATTTGATTTATTACTTCTATCTGAACTTTGAAATAGTTCTCTGATTCAACCTGGTTCGGTGCAGTGTTATGATCGATACTTGATGAAGAATCTGACTCAGGCTGCAGAAGCAAGGGGCCACTCCTTCTGGGCCAGAGTACCAGATAATGCAGGCTCTTATAATTCCCAACCACATGAGACAGGGTTTTTCCGTGATGGAGGTGATTATGATAGCTACTATGGCAGATTCTTTCTTAATTGGTACTCCCGTGTTTTGATTGATCATGGTGACCGTGTACTTGCTCTGGCCAATTTAGCTTTTGAAGGCACACGCATTGCTACAAAGGTGAGTCACTTTATTGGACATTAGTTCTACACGgttccccttttttttatttttttattttatttttttattttttagtggaGTTTCTTTATTTGATTTATGAGCAGGTATCAGGTATCCACTGGTGGTACAAGACTGCCAGCCATCCTGCTGAATTAACTGCTGGATTTTACAACTCCTGCAATCGTGATGGGTATGCGCCAATTTCTGCAATGTTAAAAAAGCATGAGGCTGCTCTGAATTTCACATGTGTTGAAATGCGCACATTAGACCAACATGAGGGCTTTCCGGAAGCACTGGCAGACCCCGAGGGATTAGTTTGGCAGGTAAGCACAGAAACTCATGTGTAATTACTTGCTGGATTTTAAGTATATGTAAATTAAGCAATAAATATAAATCACCACCATTCGGAAAAGTGAGCATCCGGGTTGGCTGGATGAGCAGAAACTTAAAAAGCATCAATTAGAATTTTGAGCTGAATATGCATACTTCTTTTATTCTTGGGAAGGTGGCCACATTTAGTGTCCGAGTCAGTTGCTATTTTGTGAATAATGGATCTGCTCAAATTCATTCTTCTCCATCTGTCAAAcaaatactttaaaatttttctaACTAACATGGGCAAGTAACACTGGATCAAGAGGGGCGGTCTGTTGTTACATGTGAAATGTCAGTTTCCCTTGGATTATGTACCGAAATATTATCTGTGTagcctttttgttttctttttgataatgtttttggatttcaatttttttcaggTGCTGAATGCTGCATGGGATGCTAACATTCCAGTTGCTAGTGAGAATGCTCTTACTTGCTTTGACAGAGAAGGCTACAACAAGATATTAGAAAATGCTAAGCCCTGGAACGATCCAGATGGCAGGCATTTATCGGCATTTACCTATCTCAGATTAAGCCCAGTTCTCATTGAGAAGCATAACTTAACGGAGTTCGAACGATTtgtcaagagaatgcatggtaAGAGTTGTTAGACCACATGGTTCTCTTTTCGTGCATTGCTACACACTCAAGCATGAGCACACGTTTGCACAAACTCGCATATATTTCATTTTATAGCAAGAAAAATGAGTAATACAATGCACTCTTTGGCACGTCCTCTTGTACGCtcagaagtttttttttctcatattaTGTTGTGTTGCTTGGTTGCACCCTTTGAATAAGACCCCTGCATAAGCCAAAATCAGGCATCTCGGATAAGCTCTAATTCAAGCCTTCTCTCTAAAACTGGAGCTTATACGAGAAGCTGAAATCCAATTAATGAAATAATGTAGAGTGGCGAATGTATATTCTTAGATTCATGTATGCTTGTGCATGTAACTTCTTCTAGCCAAAGGATCAACATTGGTAGAAGCTCTTTGTTTACACATTTCTTATCAATCAAAGCTGATTCAAACTGAGCCTACACTCACATTTACTGAATTAAAGCATATTCTGTTGTCCTATGCGTCTATCAATTGTCGCTGCATTTTGTTTTCGGATAGATTACCATGTATATAATCTATATCATATGCCTGCTGCTATGATCTGTACAATACGCTTGCTATTATAAGACGATATGTCTCACATGGTGTGGCGCTTGCTTTGTTTTTTCTGTTGGCCTGATCCAACATCTAAATTTAATACACTTGAAAACGCAGGAGAAGCCGCTCCTGATGTTTAGATCAACTCAAATAGACAGCACACCGGTTTCAGGGGACGGACGAGGGGCTTGCTGCTTCGGAGAGAGATTAATAAAAACTTCGACTCGTGTGTGTGTGCAAATCTACATAtaggaataataaaaaaaaagttttctaGCATTCTACAGGTTTGATAAAACTATGGTTACAAACTTGTAACCGATGATGGTAATTTATAAGATATTTCCATTCCAAATCTCACAAATGCATACTCATGTCATGAGCCTTGTTTTTAGCTACAAGTTACTAAAAGTGACGAGAAAGGATACAAACAACACCCCACTTGTAAGTGATTCCACATCAGCTCAACAACGATGGTTGTTTGTGTGGTTGCAAATGTTGATGGaggctaaattgcacaaatcaTTAGTGCGCGAAGTGGGTCATATGTCAATGTTACTCGTGTGCACGGGTGACACAGACATATGACCCGCACCATATGAATGATTCGTGTAATTTGACTAATTTTCAATTATAGATGGGTGCGATTGATTGCACCGCATGAATGATTCGTGCAATTTGACTAATTTTCAATTAGAGATGGGGACGATTGATTGTATTGGCATTGTATGATCGATAATGTTGTTCAATGCAATTAATATATCATTTTTAAATGGTGGGGAATTCAATGACGCGAGACTttagaataataaaaaattatatgactTTTTAAGTCTTTTGAAGGAACAAGAGTTGCAGGTTCACAGTTGGAATAATGAAATTTCCACACAATTAAGACAGAAGTCTCACTTTCTAATTGATAGATATTCTTGTGTTTGACTTGTGACACATGACACTTTTATTATGGTTTAAAAAAGTATAAGGGGGATTTGTGTGTGTATACCACATGGATAGGTGACCTTCATGTCAAGCACCAAATTTTGTCCAAATGTGACTCCATAATTAGTTCATTTTGTTTCATATTGATCAAACTGGGTTCAATTACAATGTATATCATAAGAGGTTTGGGGTGAAATCCAAATAtcatattcttcttcatcaAGACATCAATGCCTTGTCTATTGGGGCGAAGCCaaaaaatagatggacaagacTGATGAAGAAGCTCATTAAGCTCGTGAAAGGTAGGCCATGGCAATCCGTGCAAATGGGCGGAtgagaagaacaaaaataagaaaacctTTAACTGCTTGATAAGCTAGTCAGTCTACTATGGAGGACCAGGTTCTTCAATATAAACCTCGAATAATAGTTCTTCACTAATTAAATCTCTTTTTAAAGTAAGAATTTATAATACATTATTTCACTTTTATAACTAAGAACTTGATCATCACCTAGCTGCCTACATTATTTCACTTTTATAACTAAGAACTTGATCATCACCTAGCTGCCAAAGAACATGTTATCTCTACGTTTGAACATATTGGGTCTTGAATGTCACCCATAGCCACAGGAGTCTCTTGTGGGCATAGAGAAGGCCTGGGGGGCATTTGCAGACATTCAACATCTCCTCCAAGCATCTCGATGACTTTGTGCATCGAAGGGCGATCAGTTGGCTTCATTTGAATGCACCACAAGGCGGTTATAACCATCTTTCTAATTACATTCTTTTCCTCCTCTGTTACATTGTCCATCTCCAAGTCATTTCCCACATTATACTGATCGTATACCCACAGTGGGAAGTAGATTTGGCTTGAATGCTCTACCGT is a window from the Pyrus communis chromosome 16, drPyrComm1.1, whole genome shotgun sequence genome containing:
- the LOC137721267 gene encoding beta-amylase 2, chloroplastic isoform X2, producing MAQFSSPQVSHKLRLPRPPGACCKATTMASLSSSGKTAIASLKLSQGLWGSPELNLCPLRLLGSDPSRSFSVVRDSAEGTVVGENVDHNKVEDSSPENFEERDFTGTPYVPVYVMLPLGVINMNSKLVEPEALRNQLQVLKSVGVDGVMVDCWWGIVEAHSPQGYNWSGYKKLFQIVRDLNLKLQVVMSFHECGGNVGDDVHVPLPHWVTEIGQKNPDIYFTNKEGKRNTECLTWGIDKERVLRGRTAVEVYFDYMRSFRVEFDEFFEEGIISEIEVGLGPCGELRYPSYPEQHGWKYPGIGEFQCYDRYLMKNLTQAAEARGHSFWARVPDNAGSYNSQPHETGFFRDGGDYDSYYGRFFLNWYSRVLIDHGDRVLALANLAFEGTRIATKVLNAAWDANIPVASENALTCFDREGYNKILENAKPWNDPDGRHLSAFTYLRLSPVLIEKHNLTEFERFVKRMHGEAAPDV
- the LOC137721267 gene encoding beta-amylase 2, chloroplastic isoform X1, translated to MAQFSSPQVSHKLRLPRPPGACCKATTMASLSSSGKTAIASLKLSQGLWGSPELNLCPLRLLGSDPSRSFSVVRDSAEGTVVGENVDHNKVEDSSPENFEERDFTGTPYVPVYVMLPLGVINMNSKLVEPEALRNQLQVLKSVGVDGVMVDCWWGIVEAHSPQGYNWSGYKKLFQIVRDLNLKLQVVMSFHECGGNVGDDVHVPLPHWVTEIGQKNPDIYFTNKEGKRNTECLTWGIDKERVLRGRTAVEVYFDYMRSFRVEFDEFFEEGIISEIEVGLGPCGELRYPSYPEQHGWKYPGIGEFQCYDRYLMKNLTQAAEARGHSFWARVPDNAGSYNSQPHETGFFRDGGDYDSYYGRFFLNWYSRVLIDHGDRVLALANLAFEGTRIATKVSGIHWWYKTASHPAELTAGFYNSCNRDGYAPISAMLKKHEAALNFTCVEMRTLDQHEGFPEALADPEGLVWQVLNAAWDANIPVASENALTCFDREGYNKILENAKPWNDPDGRHLSAFTYLRLSPVLIEKHNLTEFERFVKRMHGEAAPDV